The Patescibacteria group bacterium genome window below encodes:
- a CDS encoding O-antigen ligase family protein — translation MNLFGKYFKTSLLFVSFALILSFVAYFFPLFNKVSFFVILGLTLVLTLEKLEYGIYILLAELFIGSKGYLFYFDLGGTSVSLRIALFLIVMAVWVYRRIEKRDFKFSLNKWYWILFAFIIWGFIWGLIRGNSFQNLFFDFNGWLYFGIIFPLVDVIKSREQIENVLQIFTAAVTVIIIKTFFFLYIFSHGFEVAVLPIYRWLRQFLIGEVTLMPSGFYRIFFQSQIYLLIGFFIFSAFLIWQNKKDKRYWLLAIGSLTSVLISFSRSFWVGLAVGLLALLIILIIQKFSLGKIVKIGLAGLAILVISLSATFATAQFPFPEPGRISFASMFSDRLTDLDEAAVRSRWDLLPPLGQAIIKHPIIGSGFGTTVTYKSSDPRAVQVNPGGIFTTYAFEWGYLDIMLKIGLAGLVVYLLFIAKIWRSGWGLGRSGVFIAFGFLAGLAALLATNFFSPYLNHPLGIGYIIFCDIFIQKLKK, via the coding sequence ATGAACTTATTCGGAAAATATTTTAAAACCTCGCTGCTCTTCGTTTCTTTCGCGTTAATTTTGTCTTTTGTCGCGTATTTTTTCCCGCTCTTTAATAAAGTATCATTTTTTGTTATTCTTGGCCTGACTTTAGTTTTAACTTTGGAAAAATTGGAATATGGAATTTATATCCTATTAGCAGAATTGTTTATTGGTTCAAAAGGATATTTATTTTATTTTGATTTAGGCGGAACTTCGGTCTCTCTGCGCATTGCCTTATTTTTAATTGTGATGGCAGTTTGGGTATATAGAAGAATTGAAAAACGGGATTTTAAATTTTCGCTAAATAAATGGTATTGGATATTGTTTGCATTTATTATCTGGGGATTTATTTGGGGATTAATTCGCGGCAACTCTTTCCAAAATTTATTTTTTGATTTTAATGGCTGGCTTTATTTTGGCATTATTTTCCCGCTCGTTGATGTTATAAAATCGCGCGAACAAATTGAAAATGTTTTACAAATTTTCACCGCCGCCGTTACGGTTATTATTATCAAAACTTTTTTCTTCCTTTACATTTTTTCTCATGGTTTTGAAGTCGCAGTTCTTCCGATCTATCGTTGGCTCCGGCAATTTTTAATCGGAGAAGTTACATTAATGCCAAGCGGTTTTTACCGAATATTTTTCCAGTCGCAGATTTATTTACTGATTGGGTTTTTTATTTTTTCCGCTTTCTTAATTTGGCAAAACAAAAAGGACAAGAGATATTGGTTATTGGCGATTGGATCATTGACTTCGGTTTTGATCAGTTTTTCTCGAAGTTTTTGGGTTGGGCTCGCGGTCGGACTTCTCGCACTTTTGATAATTTTAATTATTCAAAAATTTTCTTTGGGAAAAATTGTAAAAATTGGTTTAGCCGGCCTCGCCATTTTAGTAATTTCTTTGTCCGCGACTTTCGCGACCGCGCAATTTCCATTTCCCGAGCCGGGAAGAATTTCTTTTGCTTCAATGTTTAGCGACCGCCTGACCGATTTAGACGAAGCCGCGGTCCGGAGCCGTTGGGATCTTTTGCCACCGCTTGGACAAGCAATTATAAAACATCCAATTATTGGTTCAGGGTTTGGGACAACAGTCACTTACAAAAGCAGTGATCCTCGCGCGGTTCAGGTTAATCCAGGGGGGATTTTTACAACCTACGCTTTTGAATGGGGATATTTGGATATAATGCTTAAAATTGGCTTGGCCGGACTAGTTGTTTATCTTCTTTTTATCGCTAAAATTTGGCGTTCTGGCTGGGGTTTGGGGCGTTCTGGGGTATTTATAGCATTCGGGTTTTTGGCCGGATTAGCCGCCCTTTTAGCCACAAATTTTTTTAGTCCATATTTGAACCATCCTTTGGGAATTGGATATATAATTTTTTGTGATATATTTATTCAAAAGTTAAAAAAATAA